The Paenibacillus sp. RC334 nucleotide sequence TATTTAACCCGTTATGCAAAAGAGAACTTTGGCAAACCCAACAATATTGATCTATCGTATGTGCCTGTTCAGCGCTCGGAAGAGGTTACCAAGCTGAATGTCCTGATGGCGAGTGGCGGCGATGTACCTGATATCGTATTCACTTACGATTCCGGCACTTTTGAGCGGTACGCAGAGCAAGGTGGGCTGACAGATTTGACTCCGCTACTGAATGAGTATGGCTCGAATCTCAAAAAATTCCTCGGTGAAGATACGCTGAGCTACGGTCAGGTGGAAGGCAAGCAGTTCGCCATTCCGGGCAAGCGCACTATTTTAGGGAAATATTCTTCCTTTATACGCCAGGATTGGCTGGACACACTGAAAATGCCTGTCCCTAAAACGACAGACGAACTATATAACACGCTCAAAGCGTTCAAGGAAAAAGACCCCGGCAAGACCGGCGGCAAGGTGATTCCAATGGGGATGACGATGGAGCCTGGACAATATGATTCGCTGCTGTGGTCTTTTATCAAGCCAGTGACGGATGAGCAGAAATATACGCTGACTCAAAAGCTGGGTTCCCGTGACTATCCGATCCTGCTGCCTGGATTCAAGGATGGAGTTCAGTTTATGAACAAGCTTTACAATGAAGATCTGATCAGCAAGGATTTTGGTTTGGATAAGGATAAAAAACAGCTGACTCAGGACATTCAAAGCGGCAATACCGGCTTTTTCAGCGAGGATTACGACAACATTTTTTACAATGACTCGGCTTATCCAAATCTGTTGGCCAACCAGCCGAAAGCCAAGCTGACGCCAATGGACCCGTACACGAACAGTGAGGGTAAGCATGCTAAGCCGGAATTTGCATCCAATGGACTCTACATTATGGTGCCTAAATCCAGTGAGCATGCGATTGAGGCGATCAAGTACCTCGACTGGATGTCTTCCGAAAAGGTGCTGCTCGATATGCAAAATGGTGTGGAAGGCGAAAATTATACCTTGAAAGACGGAATTCCAGTCGCCAAGGAAAACCCGACACAAGAAGCACAAGACCGTAT carries:
- a CDS encoding extracellular solute-binding protein gives rise to the protein MRGNKAKGTLKKLRLLLAATVALSIVLSGCSSGEADKSSTAATGDKGGSLKVEIFDRGNTPQGYTITDSYLTRYAKENFGKPNNIDLSYVPVQRSEEVTKLNVLMASGGDVPDIVFTYDSGTFERYAEQGGLTDLTPLLNEYGSNLKKFLGEDTLSYGQVEGKQFAIPGKRTILGKYSSFIRQDWLDTLKMPVPKTTDELYNTLKAFKEKDPGKTGGKVIPMGMTMEPGQYDSLLWSFIKPVTDEQKYTLTQKLGSRDYPILLPGFKDGVQFMNKLYNEDLISKDFGLDKDKKQLTQDIQSGNTGFFSEDYDNIFYNDSAYPNLLANQPKAKLTPMDPYTNSEGKHAKPEFASNGLYIMVPKSSEHAIEAIKYLDWMSSEKVLLDMQNGVEGENYTLKDGIPVAKENPTQEAQDRIYNQGDVVIVANGKIAGDDEKNKEAFILGMPSQFQGEVRKAMDISNTDTIPPLKFDHPIKSESKYSNSLLDKFDEMVVKSVMAPSAQFDATFEATLKDYMVSGGQAILDERTEAYKAMTGK